The Myxococcaceae bacterium JPH2 genome has a window encoding:
- a CDS encoding DnaJ domain-containing protein, which yields MAEGEVRQYWVRNDRGTVWGPLTPPTIELLVDSGSIKGTLQVSEDGLNFAFPWRFPDVRDVFPREMWGDAGAATAQATSTARAVAPIGHTPVPTSAGAMASGMGAMPMAGPGAAPVAAPMTGPAGAPMAGPGARPGAMPMTGPGAGPGAMPMAGPGAAPVAGPGSIPMAGPGAAPVAGPGAAPMAGPGTAARPGAAPGAPRGAAPVAGPGVTRPASGPLPPNAARAGAPGTAPRPPHPAVAATRAPTAPVPPTAAARPPAPASPPVAPPAAANPPVPTATARPPAPASSPTVAPAEPPAVVPDSESPLAPPSQGRLEQHSPIRLYGRIGAGEHTGLLTLTLADRTQLIHFRKGNPEFVDSSHADDALGTSLMGAKLITGEQLHQADAARDRFGGDLLTALFGLGLLQPATAFTHLTQRAQLLLTRALRAEAGTFTFEPKELPGAKAMPLGNRWAVLSDAVRRLPPADLKRRLAAVMQLPIMKSGGIVAATDLRLTPHEVRALSVIDGVRSVAQLLTDFPQDADHLLRLAFLLKELDAVSFAAPNRTPAVADATAAQPSTAGVASPGPQPAASPGTTRPGTGPGAASPSTNQGAAPTAGPGVARPAAGPTAGPGAAPTAGPGARPAAAAPGAARPTAGPGAAPAAGPGAARPAAGPGATPGAARPATAPAAAPTAGPGAARPGTPPSAPARPAPPVVTSPSAPAPAAAAASGPGAEEIPALRQLATAMKQQNHFQRLGLSEQTEAGPVKLAYFRLAKQYHPDTLPQGAPPELEKLKAEVFAYIGDAYRTLSDDKSRANYLEELKSGGAGNEVDVQSILMAEELFQKSCILVKARKFPEAVKMLDEAIKLNAEEAEFYAWRGYARFFTAADKKAAQPEAFREIQNAIKRNERCAPAHYFLGVIAKLCGDATSALKHFKRTVELQPDHIDAMREIRMATQKK from the coding sequence ATGGCGGAGGGTGAGGTCCGGCAGTACTGGGTCCGAAACGATCGGGGCACCGTCTGGGGGCCCCTGACCCCGCCCACCATCGAGTTGCTCGTCGACAGCGGCTCCATCAAGGGCACGCTCCAGGTCTCCGAGGACGGGCTCAACTTCGCCTTCCCGTGGCGCTTCCCGGATGTCCGAGACGTCTTCCCGCGAGAGATGTGGGGAGACGCGGGCGCGGCCACCGCCCAGGCCACCAGCACCGCCCGCGCTGTCGCGCCCATCGGGCACACCCCGGTTCCCACCAGCGCTGGAGCCATGGCGTCGGGAATGGGCGCCATGCCGATGGCGGGCCCCGGTGCCGCCCCGGTCGCGGCGCCGATGACAGGTCCCGCGGGTGCGCCCATGGCGGGGCCCGGCGCGCGTCCCGGTGCCATGCCGATGACGGGCCCCGGCGCGGGTCCCGGCGCCATGCCGATGGCGGGCCCAGGTGCCGCACCAGTCGCGGGTCCTGGCTCGATTCCGATGGCGGGCCCGGGTGCGGCTCCCGTCGCGGGTCCCGGCGCTGCGCCCATGGCAGGCCCCGGCACGGCGGCGAGACCTGGCGCTGCCCCCGGTGCTCCCCGAGGCGCCGCGCCAGTCGCGGGCCCCGGCGTCACGCGCCCCGCTTCCGGTCCCCTGCCCCCCAACGCGGCCCGGGCTGGCGCGCCCGGAACAGCGCCCCGCCCGCCACATCCCGCCGTCGCGGCCACCCGCGCTCCGACCGCTCCCGTCCCCCCCACCGCGGCGGCCCGTCCGCCCGCGCCAGCGAGTCCTCCCGTCGCGCCCCCAGCGGCCGCGAATCCGCCCGTCCCCACCGCGACCGCGCGCCCGCCCGCGCCCGCGAGCAGCCCCACGGTCGCGCCCGCGGAGCCCCCGGCCGTCGTTCCCGACAGCGAGTCCCCCCTCGCGCCGCCTTCACAAGGACGGCTCGAGCAGCACTCGCCCATTCGCCTCTACGGACGCATTGGCGCGGGCGAGCACACGGGCCTGCTCACGCTCACGCTGGCGGACCGCACGCAGCTCATCCACTTCCGCAAGGGCAACCCCGAGTTCGTCGACTCGTCGCATGCGGATGACGCGCTGGGCACCTCGCTCATGGGCGCGAAGCTCATCACCGGGGAGCAGCTTCATCAGGCGGACGCGGCTCGCGATCGCTTCGGTGGAGACCTGCTGACCGCGCTCTTTGGTCTGGGCCTGTTGCAGCCCGCGACGGCGTTCACGCACCTCACGCAGCGCGCGCAGCTCCTCCTCACGAGGGCCCTCCGCGCCGAGGCGGGAACCTTCACCTTCGAGCCCAAGGAGCTGCCCGGCGCCAAGGCGATGCCGCTCGGCAACCGGTGGGCCGTGCTGAGCGATGCCGTGCGGAGGCTTCCACCTGCGGACCTCAAGCGCCGGCTGGCCGCCGTGATGCAGCTCCCCATCATGAAGTCGGGGGGAATCGTCGCCGCCACCGACCTGCGCTTGACGCCGCACGAGGTCCGAGCCCTGTCCGTCATCGACGGCGTGCGCTCCGTGGCGCAGCTCCTCACCGACTTCCCGCAGGACGCGGACCACCTGCTGCGGCTCGCGTTCCTCCTGAAGGAGCTGGACGCGGTCTCGTTCGCCGCGCCGAACCGGACGCCCGCGGTCGCGGACGCCACGGCGGCCCAGCCCTCCACGGCAGGAGTCGCGAGCCCAGGCCCCCAGCCCGCCGCGAGCCCCGGCACGACACGTCCCGGCACAGGTCCAGGCGCGGCAAGCCCCTCCACGAACCAGGGCGCCGCCCCCACCGCGGGCCCAGGCGTCGCGAGGCCCGCAGCGGGTCCCACCGCCGGACCAGGAGCAGCCCCCACCGCGGGTCCAGGCGCCCGTCCCGCAGCAGCGGCGCCAGGAGCCGCGCGTCCCACAGCAGGTCCCGGAGCCGCCCCCGCCGCGGGCCCAGGCGCCGCACGCCCCGCCGCAGGTCCAGGTGCCACGCCCGGTGCCGCTCGCCCCGCGACCGCTCCAGCCGCAGCCCCCACCGCCGGCCCAGGCGCCGCGCGTCCCGGCACGCCTCCAAGCGCCCCGGCGCGCCCTGCCCCGCCCGTGGTCACCAGCCCCAGTGCCCCCGCCCCAGCCGCAGCGGCGGCCTCAGGACCGGGCGCCGAGGAGATCCCCGCGCTGCGCCAGCTCGCCACGGCGATGAAGCAGCAGAACCACTTCCAGCGGCTCGGGCTGTCCGAGCAGACCGAGGCGGGACCGGTGAAGCTGGCGTACTTCCGGCTCGCCAAGCAGTACCACCCGGACACCCTGCCGCAGGGCGCGCCGCCCGAGCTGGAGAAGCTCAAGGCCGAGGTCTTCGCGTACATCGGCGACGCCTACCGGACGCTCAGCGACGACAAGAGCCGCGCCAACTACCTCGAGGAACTCAAGAGCGGCGGCGCCGGCAACGAGGTGGACGTCCAGTCCATCCTCATGGCCGAGGAGCTCTTCCAGAAGTCCTGCATCCTCGTCAAGGCCCGCAAGTTCCCCGAGGCCGTGAAGATGCTGGACGAGGCCATCAAGCTCAACGCCGAGGAGGCCGAGTTCTACGCCTGGCGCGGCTACGCCCGGTTCTTCACCGCGGCGGACAAGAAGGCCGCCCAGCCCGAGGCTTTCCGGGAAATCCAGAACGCCATCAAGCGCAATGAGCGGTGCGCCCCCGCCCACTACTTCCTGGGCGTCATCGCCAAGCTCTGTGGGGACGCCACGAGTGCCCTCAAGCACTTCAAGCGAACGGTCGAGCTGCAGCCCGACCACATCGACGCGATGCGGGAGATCCGCATGGCGACCCAAAAGAAGTAG
- the yhbY gene encoding ribosome assembly RNA-binding protein YhbY, protein MSLTGKQRRQLRAIGHHLEPVVLVGQSGVTEGVIAAVEQALNDHELIKVKINEGPETRHEAAARISEGTHSELAQLLGRTALFFKKREKKSKFEDL, encoded by the coding sequence GTGTCCCTTACCGGGAAGCAGCGGCGCCAACTGCGCGCCATCGGCCATCACCTGGAGCCGGTGGTCCTCGTCGGCCAGTCCGGCGTCACCGAGGGCGTCATCGCCGCCGTCGAGCAGGCGCTGAACGACCACGAACTCATCAAGGTGAAGATCAACGAGGGCCCCGAGACGCGCCACGAGGCCGCCGCGCGCATCTCCGAGGGAACTCACTCGGAGCTGGCGCAGTTGCTGGGCCGCACCGCGCTCTTCTTCAAGAAGCGCGAGAAGAAGTCCAAGTTCGAGGACCTCTGA
- a CDS encoding cellulose binding domain-containing protein translates to MFFHRVGVFWLALPSLALFGSVSALAAESLDVSSVNRRAPLAGLPDWSKAGYRGGQNLPGPADINPDAACQVTPAELATTYGVVPNDGLDDTAGLQAAIDMLRTSCSPSASYTKLSLLSLPAGQLDVSKQLAVDADYLIIRGAGSDPATGTKLVFRPDADTRYDTLTSDGGDWDEDGMTYGQGKGGWLWPGRGLFRVQSRGVHSAYASDYASAPANRKDLFEGTVNVHWKAGVKLRAKPGETGFAARTGDTVVYLAANASTLAVGQYVNIRAANTVAFYAEQQALPTDYALSNLHMRQQIFRIVAVDTANKTLTVDKPLEYDVPVTSTSDGSAAIDGTVYDSKASPLVDPVVGVGFESLYLTQEVPGFTRADALHNYGNLAPAYAMNGLVFKWAVDCWVRGIRTEMTGSHPIVTEEAKNLQVVDNVLDGAWNKGKGGNGYFRGSRVWDSLYVGNSSRNLRHFTFQWSASDNVVIGNDFDSDLNLHGGWERRNLFERNTSAVPYAHRSGNCTANCGEEGGGGPDDSNWFPIWWGAGKKAVKWSGATGPQNVFFHNSLRKQLGSDSAPYTDFYSETARVYQFGWSGSGYQHLDIAGTPIADWAHHETADYSGGHGVDATRTDSEDSLFLLSAGTPPPPDTTPPTAPTSLHATAVTSSQVTLAWDASTDNVAVTGYAVSAGGAVLASPSGTGVTLMGLLPATTYVFTATARDAAGNVSPASASVSVTTAAAASTLVAHFASTSSWANGYTGRYTVENLGTASVTGWRLEMDLPPGTTAQGPFSCTMTQSGNHYTFLPVSFNTTIKAGASKDFGFTTVGLGLPFNCTLNGNPCE, encoded by the coding sequence GTGTTCTTTCACAGAGTTGGTGTGTTCTGGCTGGCGCTCCCCTCGCTCGCCCTGTTCGGTTCCGTGTCCGCCCTGGCGGCTGAATCGCTGGATGTCTCCTCCGTCAATCGGAGGGCCCCGCTGGCGGGTCTGCCGGATTGGTCCAAGGCGGGTTATCGCGGCGGGCAGAACCTGCCCGGTCCCGCGGACATCAACCCGGATGCCGCCTGTCAGGTGACCCCGGCCGAGCTGGCGACGACCTACGGCGTGGTGCCCAACGACGGGCTCGATGACACCGCGGGCCTGCAAGCCGCCATCGACATGCTGCGCACGAGCTGCTCGCCGAGCGCCTCGTACACGAAGCTGTCATTGCTGTCCTTGCCCGCGGGGCAGCTCGATGTGTCCAAGCAGCTTGCGGTGGACGCGGACTATCTCATCATCCGTGGCGCCGGCTCCGACCCCGCCACGGGCACGAAGCTCGTCTTCCGCCCCGACGCGGACACCCGCTACGACACGCTGACCTCGGACGGCGGTGATTGGGACGAGGATGGAATGACGTACGGGCAGGGCAAGGGCGGCTGGCTGTGGCCGGGACGCGGCCTGTTCCGGGTGCAGTCGCGCGGCGTCCACTCAGCCTATGCGAGTGATTACGCCTCCGCGCCCGCCAATCGGAAGGACCTCTTCGAAGGCACGGTGAACGTCCACTGGAAGGCGGGCGTGAAGCTGCGGGCCAAGCCCGGTGAGACTGGCTTTGCCGCGCGCACGGGCGACACCGTGGTGTACCTGGCCGCGAATGCGTCCACGCTGGCGGTGGGGCAGTACGTCAACATCCGCGCCGCCAATACCGTGGCGTTCTATGCGGAGCAGCAGGCGCTCCCCACCGACTACGCGCTGTCCAACCTGCACATGCGGCAGCAAATCTTCCGCATCGTGGCCGTGGACACGGCGAACAAGACGCTCACCGTGGACAAGCCCCTGGAGTACGACGTCCCGGTGACGTCCACCTCGGATGGCTCGGCGGCCATCGACGGCACGGTGTATGACTCCAAGGCGTCGCCGCTGGTGGACCCTGTCGTGGGCGTGGGCTTCGAGAGCCTGTACCTCACGCAGGAGGTGCCCGGCTTCACGCGCGCGGATGCCTTGCACAACTACGGCAACCTGGCGCCCGCGTATGCGATGAATGGGCTCGTGTTCAAGTGGGCCGTGGACTGCTGGGTCCGAGGCATCCGCACGGAGATGACCGGCTCGCACCCCATCGTCACGGAGGAGGCCAAGAACCTCCAGGTCGTGGACAACGTGCTCGATGGCGCGTGGAACAAGGGCAAGGGAGGCAATGGCTACTTCCGCGGCTCGCGTGTCTGGGATTCGCTCTATGTGGGCAACAGCTCGCGCAACCTGCGCCACTTCACGTTCCAGTGGTCCGCCTCGGACAACGTCGTGATTGGCAATGACTTCGACTCGGACCTGAACCTGCACGGCGGCTGGGAGCGCCGGAACCTCTTCGAGCGCAACACGAGCGCGGTGCCCTATGCGCACCGCTCGGGCAACTGCACCGCGAACTGCGGCGAGGAGGGCGGTGGCGGTCCGGATGACTCCAACTGGTTCCCCATCTGGTGGGGCGCGGGCAAGAAGGCCGTGAAGTGGTCTGGGGCGACGGGTCCCCAGAACGTCTTCTTTCACAACAGCCTGCGCAAGCAATTGGGCTCGGACTCCGCGCCGTACACGGACTTCTATTCCGAGACCGCGCGCGTCTATCAATTCGGCTGGTCGGGCTCGGGCTACCAGCACCTGGACATCGCCGGGACGCCCATCGCGGATTGGGCTCACCATGAGACGGCGGACTACTCCGGCGGACATGGCGTGGACGCGACGCGTACCGACTCGGAGGACTCTCTCTTCCTGCTCAGCGCAGGCACGCCGCCTCCGCCCGATACGACGCCCCCCACCGCCCCCACTTCGCTTCACGCGACCGCGGTGACCTCTTCGCAGGTCACCCTGGCGTGGGATGCCTCGACGGACAACGTGGCGGTCACCGGCTACGCCGTCAGCGCGGGCGGCGCGGTGCTCGCTTCCCCCAGCGGCACGGGTGTCACGCTGATGGGCCTGCTCCCCGCCACGACGTATGTCTTCACTGCCACCGCTCGGGATGCCGCGGGCAACGTGTCTCCGGCGAGCGCGAGCGTCAGCGTGACGACCGCGGCGGCCGCGTCCACGCTGGTCGCGCACTTTGCCTCCACGTCATCGTGGGCCAATGGCTACACGGGCCGTTACACCGTGGAGAACCTGGGCACGGCCTCCGTCACAGGGTGGCGTCTGGAGATGGACCTGCCGCCTGGGACGACGGCGCAGGGCCCGTTCTCCTGCACCATGACCCAGAGCGGGAACCACTACACGTTCCTCCCGGTGAGCTTCAACACGACCATCAAGGCCGGGGCGAGCAAGGACTTCGGCTTCACCACCGTGGGACTGGGATTGCCATTCAATTGCACGCTGAACGGCAACCCCTGTGAGTAA
- a CDS encoding dihydrofolate reductase family protein: MRQLTYFVASSLDGFIASPQGAFDFFSAAPDYFDALVAEYPEALPAGYRAYRGLTGPGRHFDTVLEGRRSYQVGLDAGVTNAYPHLAHYVFTRSGEKSPDPTVTFARDALATVRELKKQPGLGLWLVGGGALAAELLPEIDVFIIKLNPVIVGSGIRLVDSGFAPHALHLKETRALPSGVVFLTYVPAAPRPS, from the coding sequence TTGAGACAGCTCACCTACTTCGTCGCCAGCTCGTTGGATGGATTCATCGCCTCGCCCCAGGGGGCGTTCGACTTCTTCTCCGCGGCCCCGGACTACTTCGACGCCCTCGTGGCCGAGTATCCGGAGGCACTGCCCGCCGGCTACCGCGCGTACCGCGGGCTCACTGGCCCAGGTCGGCACTTCGACACGGTGCTCGAGGGACGGCGCTCGTACCAGGTGGGCCTGGACGCCGGGGTCACCAATGCCTATCCCCACCTGGCGCACTACGTGTTCACCCGCTCCGGGGAGAAGAGCCCCGACCCCACGGTGACGTTCGCTCGGGATGCGCTCGCCACGGTGCGGGAGCTGAAGAAGCAGCCCGGGCTGGGCCTCTGGCTGGTGGGTGGAGGCGCGCTCGCCGCCGAGCTGCTTCCGGAGATTGACGTGTTCATCATCAAGCTCAATCCCGTCATCGTGGGCTCGGGAATCCGGCTGGTGGACTCGGGCTTCGCGCCGCACGCGCTGCACCTGAAGGAGACGCGCGCGCTCCCCAGCGGGGTCGTCTTCCTCACCTACGTTCCGGCAGCCCCGCGACCGAGCTGA
- a CDS encoding acyltransferase gives MTSSSTARPSLHALTGLRFFAALHVVAFHVVPREGLPSWAISLLDGGPSSVTLFFILSGFVLAYSHLGAADTGRVSRRDFWAARFARIYPVYLLGLVLAAPPFFLAVLRQEGGASTQALQRLASVGTAVFTLTQAWAPSLACQWNCPGWSLSVEAVFYALFPLLALPVARARPLGLAALALATVLVGVLTASAAWGLDGWLAAHPDSLLGASETWRHVGAYHPVPRLAQFLLGVVMGRGFALRQAHGQARPVPAGLPFATVALALGVMLPPWTEATLPLRDALLTPLFAGLIWALAHGAGPLARFLEHPVTVRLGEASFALYILHIPLAYYARVADRLVGLGIERASPPLFCALSVAATLVVSLAVFLKVEEPARRWLRARLTPPRPSASVAPGTG, from the coding sequence GTGACATCCTCGTCCACGGCCCGTCCCTCGCTGCATGCGCTCACGGGGCTGCGCTTCTTCGCGGCCCTCCACGTGGTGGCGTTCCACGTCGTCCCTCGCGAGGGCCTGCCATCGTGGGCCATCTCGCTGCTCGACGGCGGCCCCTCCAGCGTCACCCTGTTCTTCATCCTCTCGGGGTTCGTGCTGGCCTACAGCCACCTGGGCGCAGCGGACACGGGCCGAGTGTCCCGCCGCGACTTCTGGGCCGCACGCTTCGCGCGCATCTATCCGGTGTATCTCCTGGGGCTGGTGCTCGCCGCGCCGCCCTTCTTCCTCGCGGTGCTCCGGCAGGAAGGGGGCGCCTCGACGCAGGCGCTGCAACGGCTCGCGAGCGTGGGCACCGCGGTCTTCACGCTCACCCAGGCCTGGGCGCCGTCGCTCGCGTGCCAGTGGAACTGCCCCGGCTGGTCCCTCTCCGTCGAGGCCGTCTTCTACGCCCTCTTCCCCCTGCTCGCGCTGCCCGTCGCCCGAGCCCGGCCGCTGGGACTCGCCGCGCTCGCGCTCGCCACGGTGCTCGTGGGCGTGCTCACCGCTTCCGCCGCATGGGGCTTGGATGGCTGGCTCGCCGCGCACCCCGACAGCCTGCTCGGCGCCTCGGAGACGTGGCGGCACGTGGGCGCGTACCACCCCGTGCCACGGCTCGCGCAGTTCCTGTTGGGCGTGGTGATGGGGCGCGGCTTCGCGCTGAGGCAGGCCCACGGCCAGGCGCGCCCCGTGCCCGCGGGACTCCCGTTCGCCACCGTGGCCCTGGCCCTCGGCGTGATGCTGCCGCCCTGGACCGAGGCCACGCTCCCCCTGCGTGACGCGCTCCTCACGCCCCTGTTCGCGGGGCTCATCTGGGCACTTGCGCACGGGGCCGGTCCGCTCGCCCGGTTCCTGGAGCACCCCGTGACGGTGCGCCTGGGCGAGGCCAGCTTCGCGCTCTACATCCTCCACATTCCGCTGGCCTATTACGCGCGCGTGGCGGACCGGCTGGTGGGCCTGGGCATCGAGCGGGCCTCCCCCCCACTCTTCTGCGCGCTGTCGGTGGCGGCCACCCTGGTCGTCTCGCTCGCGGTCTTCCTGAAGGTGGAGGAGCCAGCCCGCCGCTGGCTCCGAGCCCGCCTCACGCCCCCGCGCCCGAGCGCCTCCGTCGCGCCTGGGACCGGCTGA
- a CDS encoding DoxX family protein, which yields MTQSAAPSSTSLDTAAPSRGRGLNITLWVLQVLFAVLFIFAGSGKLRTTPEVVENFDKIGLGQWFRYLTGTLEMAGGLGLLIPRLSGLAALGLSGVMVGAVLTHLLVLPPAIFALGPAVFCLLLDFIAWGRWPQTKALFGGTKR from the coding sequence ATGACGCAGTCCGCCGCCCCCTCCTCGACGTCCCTGGACACCGCCGCGCCCTCTCGCGGTCGCGGCCTGAACATCACCCTCTGGGTGCTCCAGGTCTTGTTCGCGGTGCTGTTCATCTTCGCCGGGAGCGGAAAGCTGCGGACCACGCCGGAGGTGGTGGAGAACTTCGACAAGATTGGCCTGGGGCAGTGGTTCCGCTACCTCACCGGCACGCTGGAGATGGCGGGCGGCCTCGGGCTGCTCATCCCTCGCCTGTCGGGACTGGCCGCGCTGGGGCTCTCGGGCGTCATGGTGGGCGCGGTGCTCACGCACCTGCTGGTGCTCCCGCCGGCCATCTTCGCGCTGGGCCCCGCGGTGTTCTGCCTCCTGCTCGACTTCATCGCCTGGGGACGCTGGCCCCAGACGAAGGCCCTGTTCGGCGGCACGAAGCGCTGA
- a CDS encoding YdeI/OmpD-associated family protein encodes MTRAAKKTAPKESTQAKAKGSATAKAELPIIGFATPDDWSTWLAAHHDSSKGVWLKLGKKGSGLASIDYAQALQVALAWGWIDGQKRAHDATAWLQRFTPRGPKSMWSQINRDKALALIASGEMKPSGLAEVERARKDGRWDAAYASASKAVVSPELQAALAANPRAEKFFAALDAANRYSVLHRVNTATTDETRQRRIARLVEMLARHEKIHP; translated from the coding sequence ATGACACGCGCGGCGAAGAAGACGGCCCCGAAGGAATCCACCCAGGCGAAGGCGAAGGGGAGTGCGACGGCGAAGGCGGAGCTGCCCATCATCGGCTTCGCGACGCCCGATGACTGGTCCACCTGGCTGGCCGCGCACCATGACTCCTCGAAGGGCGTCTGGTTGAAGCTGGGAAAGAAGGGCTCCGGGCTGGCGTCCATCGACTATGCCCAGGCGCTCCAGGTGGCGCTGGCGTGGGGGTGGATTGACGGGCAGAAGCGCGCGCACGACGCGACGGCGTGGCTCCAGCGGTTCACGCCACGCGGGCCGAAGAGCATGTGGTCGCAAATCAACCGGGACAAGGCGCTGGCGCTCATCGCGTCCGGGGAGATGAAGCCCTCGGGGCTCGCCGAGGTCGAGCGAGCCCGGAAGGATGGACGGTGGGACGCGGCCTATGCCTCAGCGAGCAAGGCGGTGGTGTCCCCCGAGCTTCAAGCCGCCCTCGCGGCGAATCCGCGCGCGGAGAAGTTCTTCGCCGCGCTGGACGCGGCGAACCGGTACTCGGTGCTCCACCGCGTGAACACCGCGACGACGGACGAGACGCGGCAGCGGCGCATCGCTCGGCTGGTCGAGATGCTGGCGCGCCACGAGAAGATCCACCCGTAG
- a CDS encoding efflux RND transporter periplasmic adaptor subunit, whose product MLSKHTMVGAALAVPLVVGGIVLASNEGTGQATATAAKPPPPEVVVAEVVTRSLAENAEFTGALAAVQSVELRPRVGGYIEAVRFTEGGIVKSGQVLFELDSRVAEAALARAQADLHQAEEARTLAERRFERAEHLVGQQALAQGDFDVFAAEKAQSGARVEAAKAAVRAAEIEVHDTRVRAPISGRVGHAIVTQGNLVSGGNANATLLTTIVSVDPLYVYFDVDEPTYLRFAGAAGRRADGRVAPAPVRVALTGEDGFPHEARLDFLDNRVDSKNGTARARAVLPNPDGKLTAGLFARVRLETTTAQPTLLIQEQAVGTDQQGRFVYVVRPDQSVEQRRVELGATESGLRVVRKGLSPRERIILKGFARPGMTVTPKMVAMAETPSTEGRQP is encoded by the coding sequence ATGCTGTCGAAACACACGATGGTGGGAGCGGCCCTCGCGGTCCCCCTGGTGGTTGGAGGAATCGTCCTCGCGAGCAACGAGGGCACCGGGCAGGCAACCGCCACGGCCGCCAAGCCCCCGCCGCCCGAGGTCGTCGTGGCCGAGGTCGTGACCCGCTCGCTGGCGGAGAACGCCGAGTTCACCGGAGCGCTGGCCGCCGTGCAGAGCGTGGAGCTGCGCCCGCGCGTGGGCGGCTACATCGAGGCGGTCCGCTTCACCGAGGGCGGCATCGTCAAGTCCGGACAGGTCCTCTTCGAGCTGGACTCGCGCGTCGCCGAGGCCGCCCTCGCCCGCGCCCAGGCGGACCTGCACCAGGCCGAGGAGGCACGCACCCTGGCGGAGCGCCGCTTCGAGCGGGCCGAGCACCTGGTGGGCCAGCAGGCCCTCGCCCAGGGTGACTTCGACGTCTTCGCCGCCGAGAAGGCCCAGAGCGGCGCGCGGGTGGAGGCGGCCAAGGCCGCCGTGCGCGCGGCGGAAATCGAAGTGCACGACACGCGGGTGCGCGCCCCCATCAGCGGTCGGGTCGGTCACGCCATCGTGACGCAGGGCAACCTGGTGAGCGGCGGCAACGCCAACGCCACGCTCCTGACGACCATCGTCTCGGTGGATCCGCTCTACGTCTACTTCGACGTGGACGAGCCCACCTACCTTCGCTTCGCGGGCGCCGCGGGGCGCCGGGCCGATGGCCGCGTGGCCCCCGCGCCGGTGCGCGTGGCGCTGACGGGCGAGGACGGCTTCCCTCATGAGGCCCGGCTCGACTTCCTGGACAACCGCGTGGACTCCAAGAACGGCACCGCGCGCGCCCGGGCGGTGCTCCCCAACCCGGACGGGAAGCTGACCGCGGGCCTCTTCGCCCGCGTGCGGCTGGAGACGACCACCGCGCAGCCCACCCTGCTCATCCAGGAGCAGGCGGTGGGGACCGACCAGCAGGGCCGCTTCGTCTACGTGGTCCGCCCGGACCAGTCCGTGGAGCAGCGGCGCGTGGAGCTGGGCGCGACCGAGAGCGGCCTGCGCGTGGTGCGCAAGGGCCTGTCGCCGCGTGAGCGCATCATCCTGAAGGGCTTCGCCCGGCCGGGAATGACCGTGACGCCCAAGATGGTCGCCATGGCCGAGACGCCGAGCACCGAGGGTCGTCAGCCATGA